In Hermetia illucens chromosome 1, iHerIll2.2.curated.20191125, whole genome shotgun sequence, one genomic interval encodes:
- the LOC119661289 gene encoding odorant receptor 49b-like produces MIEDVPIISINVKILKFWSFILVHNWRRYISIIPAMIMNVAQFLDMYFTTEPIDSIARNFYFVVLWFIAVMRALYLTANRRKFEVFMENLEYMYHEIKRDGEKPIVNLLNEVTNNARRISKFNLAFAAFVSTGFVLYPLFTGDRALPFGVTIPGVDKYAEPAYGIIYAWQVIITPMGCCMYISFTSIVVGYMMFGTVAAQYLQHRLRKLREPGDTDRMVMMKIVWCVQYHRRLIRYTSQLNDLVTYVSFLEFVTFVATICALLFALNIVTTFQQMFIVSTYIFMRVIQIFTMYWHANELSDQSTKVAIAAYDSPWVDFNVPARKALVFIILVAQKPLSIMVGNIYPMTMQTFQSILNAAYSFFTILSQIYG; encoded by the exons ATGATTGAGGACGTGCCGATAATATCCATAAATGTGAAAATTCTCAAGTTCTGGTCTTTTATTTTGGTGCATAACTGGCGTCGTTATATAAGTATAATACCAGCCATGATTATGAATGTTGCACAATTTCTCGATATGTATTTTACAACGGAACCGATTGATTCCATTGCCAGGAATTTTTACTTTGTGGTATTATGGTTTATTGCGGTTATGCGGGCTTTGTACTTGACTGCAAATCGACGTAAATTTGAAGTTTTCATGGAGAACTTGGAGTATATGTACCATGAAATTAAG AGGGATGGTGAGAAACCAATTGTAAATTTATTAAATGAAGTGACAAACAATGCGAGGAGaatttcgaaattcaatttgGCTTTTGCAGCTTTTGTAAGCACTGGTTTTGTGCTATATCCTCTGTTTACAGGCGATCGAG CTTTGCCATTTGGCGTCACAATTCCGGGTGTTGATAAGTATGCTGAGCCAGCCTACGGTATCATCTATGCATGGCAAGTAATCATCACTCCTATGGGATGTTGCATGTACATATCCTTCACGAGCATTGTTGTCGGTTATATGATGTTTGGAACGGTAGCCGCCCAATATTTACAACATCGACTAAGGAAGCTACGGGAGCCTGGTGATACTGATAGAATGGTGATGATGAAAATTGTTTGGTGTGTACAATACCATCGGAGGTTGATAAG GTACACCTCTCAATTGAACGATTTGGTTACATATGTCTCTTTCCTTGAGTTTGTTACATTTGTTGCCACAATCTGCGCCTTGTTATTTGCTTTGAATATT GTGACGACATTTCAACAAATGTTTATTGTCTCCACATATATCTTTATGAGAGTAATACAGATCTTCACTATGTATTGGCATGCTAATGAATTATCAGACCAG AGCACTAAAGTGGCCATTGCAGCATACGATTCTCCATGGGTGGACTTCAATGTACCCGCTAGAAAGGCGTTGGTTTTTATCATTTTGGTAGCTCAGAAACCATTATCG